In the Corynebacterium anserum genome, AAGAGAGCTCAATGTCCACCACATGGTTTACAAGCGACCTTCACTTGGGTCACCCTTTTGTTGCCAAACTTCGTGGTTTTGATGACGTTGAGGAACACGACCGCACCCTCCTCGGCAATATGTTGGACGTTCTCGAGGAAGGCGATACTTTGTGGTTGCTTGGTGATTTGTCCTCTGGTTGGGGACCGCAGGAGGAACGCGCTCTGGATCTTTTCGACGCCACCTTGGAACCACTGCGCAACGATGTCGAAGATCCTGTGGTAGTTCATCTCATCAGCGGGAACCATGACACCTGTCATCCTTTGCATGAAGAGGCTCCCGAACGCCAGCGCCGTTTCCTTGAAGTGTTTGACACAGTACAGACTCAGCAAATTATGTTTCTGCAGGGAGAAGAAGTCTGGCTCAGCCACTTTCCGCGCCCGGGGCAGGATCACGAAGGCATGAGCTCTCGTCATGACGACATGCGTTTAAATGTCCCGTTACTGGTTCACGGGCATCTTCACTCAGAAACGCCTGTC is a window encoding:
- a CDS encoding metallophosphoesterase codes for the protein MSTTWFTSDLHLGHPFVAKLRGFDDVEEHDRTLLGNMLDVLEEGDTLWLLGDLSSGWGPQEERALDLFDATLEPLRNDVEDPVVVHLISGNHDTCHPLHEEAPERQRRFLEVFDTVQTQQIMFLQGEEVWLSHFPRPGQDHEGMSSRHDDMRLNVPLLVHGHLHSETPVAGPGQIDVGVDAWHLAPVRQETLEEVLFSSSL